The sequence below is a genomic window from Candidatus Methanoplasma termitum.
AGGTCCGAAGTGGCGATGAATGTGTGAACCATTCCGACACCAGTTGACAGCACCGCATCTATATCCGATATTACGCAACGTGCCAGACTGCACACTTTAGCATCCAGATCGGATTTCATCAGTTTGGTCAATATCTCCTTTTCGCCCTCTCCGGAAGCGGCAAACCCGCCCTCCAGTATGTCCACTCCGAGATCGTCGAGGGCAATGGCTATGCGTACTTTATCCTCCCGACTCAATGCGATGCCGGGGGCCTGCTCACCGTCCCTCAGAGTGGTATCAAAGATCTTCACATCTTTAATAGGGCCCACACCAGAGAGCGCAAGCTGGTTGTACGGACTTACTGCCAGCATTTTTTCCAAATTCTTAGCGCTTTCACTGGTTTGTTGCTTTTTCATAAAATCACCAAACCGTCATTGCTTCCACTGATTACTTAAGAAGAATAAGTTCATCAGTCGTTAGCTTGAAGATCATTTTTAGACCTCTTGACGGTGGAACTCCATTGAATAAAGCGTATTTAAAAGTTAGCAACATCATCTCCATGAGGCAGAAAGCAAGTAGACTTCATTTTCTATTTTTATTTGACCAATTATAAGTTTGCCCTCATACAGCCACCCAAGGAAATAACATCCTTCTTTTTTGTCAACTGGTTCAGAAAGCGGGGTGTAGTAACTACCTATTGTGACTGAGTAAGATGGTCCATCGCTGCCATCTGACATTAGGTATCCAACGTATGTCACTCCGGGGAATGAACAATCTCCAATTATCTCGTAATGTCCACCCATGTAATTTGCTATGCCCGCTTGTGGACAATAATCGTCGGGTAAACTTAGGTCAAAACAAGTTCTTATCACAACTGATTCATCAGATCTTATTTGTATCGTTCTTGGAGGCGTGCTACTGCCTTGAATAAATGTGTATGTCATTTTTCCAACAGATACAACCAAATTTGGTCCAAAATAAACATTATATGTGATGGGATTCCAGATCGAATGAATAGATAGATTGGAGTTAACTATAGAAGTCGACTCCACATCCCATCCGCCAAAGTTATATGCAACTCTTTTTGGGGCACTCTCGACGAAAGGAACCGCTGTCCCTCCGATGACCCAGAATGTCTCGAACACTCCTGTATATCCATAGAAATCAACCCTATAGATGGAGGGAAGGATCGCGTCCTCACTGAAATAGAATCCTCCAGAAGCACTTCTGACGCCGCTCAATCCTCCCACTTTATTTGCATAGTTATCGGGGGCGGAATAGCCCGAAGCGGGGCCGATCTTGACCAGGTCTCCCGGACAAACAAACACTGTCTTCGACGTTGAATTCCCGATCTTTACGTTGTCGCCCGCGGTTATCTTCAGTAACGACGGGAATGAAATATTGTCAGTTATGCGGTATATTCCTCCGGAAACGGTGTGTTCACCTCTGATCTGTGAATCGAACGTTGCGGGTATTGTGTATCCATCCGCAGGAACAACCGTCAGATCGTCTTCGACAGTGGCTTTGGAGGCGGCCGTTCCGTTGACCAGGACAGTCACGTTCTTTCCGGATGAAACGCTGTATAAGATGGGTTCGACCCCCGTTACCGTTATCAGGTGGTTGTCTCTGACGTCTTCGATAAGGATCACTCCGTCTGTCGGTATCTTTGCATCTCCTCCGTTGATGTGGATCCCGAAATCAGATGTTTCTTTGTATCCCTTAAGCAGCCTGAACTCAAGAGCGTACGACTGCTTGTCGTGCACCTTCTCCGCAGAAGCGGTCAGGACATATCCGGTCTGCTCTTTCGGCAGGGTGATGCTGTGTTCTGTCTTGTCGTAAACGCCGGTGACGGTAACTATCTGGTCCGAGTTTATTTTTTCCAGGTAGATCTTCCCCATGGCATCCAGTTTCATCGGGTTGTCGTTCACCGATATCACAAGATCTTCTTCCATGTGGCTCGGCATGAGTCTGTATGTGAGTACCGATTCGCCGCCGCTGACGACCGTCGACGGCTCGGCTGTAATGGTATAACCCTCCTGTTCCGCCGGCAGTATGATCGCATATACTCCCGAACTAACGACCATTGCGTGAAGAGATATGTCTCGGTTCACCGTAAGCCGCGTTCCGGGCTTCAATGTCTCACCGGACAGGTCTGCCTGCGTGTTCCATCCGACGAATCTATCCGAGGCGTCTTTGGCAGACGCAAATTCGGATATTGTTTCTAATGTCCCGGCCGATACTGTTCGTTCGGAGATCTTGTTCCCGTTCTTGTAATATGTTACTTTGTACGTGCTATTGTCATCATCGCCGTTAAGAACAAATGCTCCTAAAACTGCGACCGCCGCAACGGATGCGACTACGATTATGATAATGGCGGTTGATTTCTTGTTAATGGTATTCCCCACCTAACGTTTTTTGAGCGTCGAAGGGGGCCCATCACCCGCTTCCTGGCTACCAATAACCTGGTTGGGTTTAAAACCCTAACTAAGCTACTCCGAATATCACTTTTGTTTTTTCTGAGCCTTCTTCTGCTCTGGTTTCGGTTCTCCGGCGGGGGTATCAGGTTGAGGCTTTGCCGCTTCGGTCTGTTTGATCTCCGGAACGGCTTCCGGCTGGGCC
It includes:
- a CDS encoding InlB B-repeat-containing protein, with the translated sequence MGNTINKKSTAIIIIVVASVAAVAVLGAFVLNGDDDNSTYKVTYYKNGNKISERTVSAGTLETISEFASAKDASDRFVGWNTQADLSGETLKPGTRLTVNRDISLHAMVVSSGVYAIILPAEQEGYTITAEPSTVVSGGESVLTYRLMPSHMEEDLVISVNDNPMKLDAMGKIYLEKINSDQIVTVTGVYDKTEHSITLPKEQTGYVLTASAEKVHDKQSYALEFRLLKGYKETSDFGIHINGGDAKIPTDGVILIEDVRDNHLITVTGVEPILYSVSSGKNVTVLVNGTAASKATVEDDLTVVPADGYTIPATFDSQIRGEHTVSGGIYRITDNISFPSLLKITAGDNVKIGNSTSKTVFVCPGDLVKIGPASGYSAPDNYANKVGGLSGVRSASGGFYFSEDAILPSIYRVDFYGYTGVFETFWVIGGTAVPFVESAPKRVAYNFGGWDVESTSIVNSNLSIHSIWNPITYNVYFGPNLVVSVGKMTYTFIQGSSTPPRTIQIRSDESVVIRTCFDLSLPDDYCPQAGIANYMGGHYEIIGDCSFPGVTYVGYLMSDGSDGPSYSVTIGSYYTPLSEPVDKKEGCYFLGWLYEGKLIIGQIKIENEVYLLSASWR